The DNA window TGGCCACAGCCAGCATTCCCTTATCATAATCTGAAATCATCTGCGCCAGTTCCAGCGAAACATATAACGCATGATAACGCCCCGAAGCCTGCAGCTCCTTGGTCAGCGCAATCAGCATCGTGGTTTTCCCCGTCTGCCGCGCCGCATGGATCGCGAAATACATTTCCTGCTCGATCAGCATAAAAATATCCCGACACCGCATGGCCGGCGTCAGCATATAATGTTTCCCCTCCACACAGGGACCCGCAATATTAAAAAATCGTTTTGTCTTCATGTCCTTGTCATACACCCTTCATCCCCGTTATGCAAGGTTCACCATCCGTGCCTTGCTGGTGCTGCCCGCATCTTACCACATCATTCACCACCCATGCCCCGTGTCGCGCCGAAATGAATGAAGGCGGAGGAACCATTGTTTACACATATGATAAAGCAGGAAACATGACGGATTATAATGCCACAGCTGCAACGGCGCGGGAGCACCGTTTTACCGACTCACCCTGCATGCGATTCGCTTGCCCGCCATGACGATGGCTATGTGGCGAATGTCCTTTTCGGGCATTTGAGAACGCAGACGGGCAGCATACTGATTGCGGGCGATCTGTTCCAGTGCTTCGGCGGCAAGGCCATCCAGTTTTCGGCGGGTTTTCGGCGCGGCTTTCAGTTCGATAACAAAGCCGAGGGGATAGTACTCGGGTTTTGTCGGGCGCATCGTGATGTCGGCGCGTCCGTATCCCACTTCCGGGTTGGACTGGATATCATAGGCGCTGCGCAGATTGGCCAACAGTCCCAGAATAAACGCGTGAATAAACGCTTCCGGATAGCGCGCCGTATCGTGATGGCTCACCAGTCCGAGCATCAAATCGCTGAGTTCGCGCTCCAGCAACGTCAGATGTTCGTCATCCTTGAAACATTCCAGAAAAGCGGCCACCCCGCCACCATTTTCCGCATCGTCAAAAAAGCGGTTGATGAACTGCTCATACGCGAGTGAAACTTCTCGATTCGGTATGCTCAGACGATACAGCGTATAATTATCGTTCATCGGATTCGGGACAGGATCGCTCGCATTCAGATAGCCACTGTGGAAAAGAAAACTCCAGATGTTCTGACACGATTTTCCGATGTCATGAAAGGTGGTCGTCTCAACAATCGGGTAGCGCAATGCTTCGCCCTCTAAAAGTTTCTGCAAATCTTTTTTCAGTGCCATCCCGCCTTTTTCCATTTCGGCATGAATCAGGTGATTCGATGCCGTGTTCAGCCAGTGCGGCTGCAACGGTTCGGGATAGGTATCCACCGCATTGATCACCGACCATGGATTGTAGATGACAGTACCTCCAAATTTATACCCGTTATACCATTCACGTACCGGCTCGCGAAGCTGCGGTACATTAAAATCATCGAGCATCCGATCAAGTTCCTGCTGCGTGAACCCGAATTTATCCGCAAAATCCCCTGAATTGAGGGTAGTTCGCACCGTCAGGTTGTTCAATCCGGAGAAAATCGATTCTTTGGCCACGCGCAGAATACCGGTCACCACCGCACGATAAAGCGCGGCACCATTTTCGTGCTTGAGCCCTTCGCCCAGCCACTGACGCATAAACGCAATCATCTGGTCATAATACCCCAGGCGCCAGGCTTCAATAATCGGATAGTCGTATTCATCGAGCAGCAGCACAACGGGTTGACGATAGTGCCTGTACACCCATGTCACCAGATTGGCCAGACTGTTTTCCACATCGGAACGCGTGCCCTGTCGGGTTGCAACCCTGTCAAAGCTGTCCTGATCATCTTCGGCCTCGATCG is part of the Spartobacteria bacterium genome and encodes:
- a CDS encoding AAA family ATPase, translating into MTMKQKMRIGVSDFLQLRRDDGYFVDKTLLVKAVIDGSAVILLPRPRRFGKTLNMSVLRYFFEKSDVDHRPLFDGTAIVDDEESMRHFGQYPVIALSLKSCASVTWEDAWDKIVERIARLFKEHACVRASIEAEDDQDSFDRVATRQGTRSDVENSLANLVTWVYRHYRQPVVLLLDEYDYPIIEAWRLGYYDQMIAFMRQWLGEGLKHENGAALYRAVVTGILRVAKESIFSGLNNLTVRTTLNSGDFADKFGFTQQELDRMLDDFNVPQLREPVREWYNGYKFGGTVIYNPWSVINAVDTYPEPLQPHWLNTASNHLIHAEMEKGGMALKKDLQKLLEGEALRYPIVETTTFHDIGKSCQNIWSFLFHSGYLNASDPVPNPMNDNYTLYRLSIPNREVSLAYEQFINRFFDDAENGGGVAAFLECFKDDEHLTLLERELSDLMLGLVSHHDTARYPEAFIHAFILGLLANLRSAYDIQSNPEVGYGRADITMRPTKPEYYPLGFVIELKAAPKTRRKLDGLAAEALEQIARNQYAARLRSQMPEKDIRHIAIVMAGKRIACRVSR